The nucleotide sequence GACGACGGTGGCCGTATGCGGATTCGGTGGCCTGCTGGGTGTCATGTACTCGATCCCACTGCGCCGCGCGCTGGTCACCGGTTCCGATCTGCCCTACCCCGAAGGCGTCGCGGGGGCAGAGGTTTTGAAGATCGGCGCATCGGCACGGGGGGCGGAGGAAAACCGGAGGGGACTTTCGGTCATCGCGCTGGGCGCGGTGACCGCGGCCGGATACTCGCTGTTGGCCGCGCTCAAGGTGATCAGCAACTCGCTGGCGGTGACCTTCCGGTTGGGTTCGGGCGCGACGATGGCGGGTGCGAGCCTGTCGCTGGCGCTGGTCGGCGTGGGCCATCTCGTCGGGCTGGGCGTCGGTATCGCGATGATTGTGGGTGTGCTCATCAGCTACGGTGTGCTGCTGCCGATGCGCACCGCCGGTCAGCTGCCCCAGGATGGGGCGTTGGCCGATTTCGTCTCCAGGACCTTCTCGTCGGACGTGCGTTTCATCGGGGCGGGAGCCATTGCGGTGGCGGCGGTTTGGACGTTCCTGAAAATCGCCGGCCCCATCATGGCCGGTATCGCCGAGGCCGCGGTCTCCGCGCGCACCCGTCGCCGGGGCGAGGCCGTCGACCTGCACGAGCGCGACATCCCGATCCAGGTGGTCGGGCTGGTGGTGCTGGTCTCGCTGATCCCGATTGGGTTTCTGCTCGGCGACTTCACCGACCACACTCCGATCGGTGGGCGGGCCGGCAGCATCATCGCCGTCAGCTTGCTGCTGATCGTGACCATCGGTCTGGTGGTCGCATCGGTGTGTGGGTATATGGCCGGCCTGATCGGCTCGTCGAACAGTCCGATCTCCGGGGTCGGCATCCTGGTGGTGCTGCTGGCCGCGCTGCTGATCAAGTGGACCTATGGTCCGGCCAGCGATGCCCAGACCCCAGCTTTGGTGGCGTACGCCGTCTTTACCGCCGCGGTGATTTTTGGTGTGGCGACCATTTCCAACGACAATCTGCAAGACCTCAAGACCGGTCAACTGGTGGGAGCGACCCCCTGGAAGCAGCAGGTGGCCCTGGTGATCGGGGTAACGATCGGCGCGGCGGTGATGGCTCCTGTTTTGCAGTTGATGCAAAGCGCGTTCGGCTTTCAAGGAGCCCCCGGCGCTACCGGAAATGCGCTGGCCGCTCCGCAGGCGGCACTGATCTCGGCACTGGCGAGGGGGGTCTTCGGCGGCTCGCTGAACTGGTCGCTGGTGGGATTGGGCGCGCTGATCGGCATCGTGGTGGTCGTGGTCGATGAAGTACTGACCAGGACCACCGCGACACTTCGGCTCCCCCCGCTCGCGGTGGGTATGGGCATGTACCTGCCGATCTCGCTGACGCTGGTTATCCCGGTCGGCGCGGTGCTCGGCCGGATCTATGACTCGTGGGCGCAGCGATCCGGTGATGAGGATGAAAGCAAGAGACGCATGGGCGTCATGCTCGCCACCGGCCTGATCGTGGGCGAAAGTCTTTTCGGCGTGGCCTTCGCCGGCATCGTCGTGGCGACTGGCACGGAGGACCCCCTGGCCATCCTGGGCGACGGATTCACGCATTGGGCCGAGCTGTTGGGTCTGTTTGTCTTTGCAGCCATGATCGCGCTGCTCTACCGGTACGTCCGGGCGGCGGCGTCGTATCGCCCCACAACGCCTGGCCAGGAGCCTGAACCGCTATCCGGCCGGGCCGGATAGGACGCCCGCAACGGCTACGGGGTGACCGTTACTGTCCCCCCACACCGATCTGCGCTGCGCTGGGAGTGCTGCCGGCGCTGTCGTCCCCAACGGCCGGGGCAGCTCCGGCGATCGGGGGCACCCGGGTGGCGCGCACATAGACGGTGTCGCCTTCCTGCAGAGCCAGCGCCTCGGCGTCACCCCGGGTGATCTGGGCGGTGAAGGCTCCGCCGGTGGCCGCGCTGGTCAGCTCCACCCGCACCTCGAAGCCCAGCACCACGATCCGGTCCACGACGGCGCGCGTGACACCGGTGGATTCCCCCGTGCCGTCGGCCGCCGCGACGGCCATTTCGGGGGTGCGGCCGACCCGAATGTCGTGCGGGCGCACCAGCGCACCGTTGAGCGCGGACACCGCACCCAGGAAGGACATCACGAACGCATTCGCGGGGGCGTCGTACACCTCGGTGGGGGAACCAACCTGTTCGATCCGGCCCGAGTTGAGCACGGCGATCCGATCCGCCACATCCAGCGCTTCGGCCTGATCATGGGTGACCAGGACGGTGGTCACGTGCACCTCATCATGGAGTCGGCGCAGCCAGGCCCGCAGATCCTCCCGGACCTTGGCGTCCAACGCACCGAAAGGCTCGTCGAGGAGCAGCACTTCCGGGTCGACGGCCAGCGCGCGGGCCAGCGCCATCCGCTGCCGCTGACCACCGGAGAGCTGATTGGGGTAGCGGCCGTGAAATCCGCTCAATCCCACCACTTCTAGCAGATTGTCAACTTTGTCTCTGATCTCGGCTTTGGGCCGCTTGCGGATCTTCAAGCCGTAGGCCACATTGTCGCGAACAGTGAGGTGCTTGAAGGCAGCGTAGTGCTGGAACACGAAGCCGATGCCGCGTCGCTGGGGCGGCACCCGGGTCACATCGCGTCCATTGATCGTGATGTTGCCGCTGTCGGGCTGATCGAGCCCGGCGATGGTACGCAGCAGCGTCGACTTGCCCGAACCGCTGGGCCCCAGCAAGGCGGTCAGCGAACCGGCCGGCACCACGAAGTCCACGTGGTCCAGCGCGACGAAGTCCCCGTATTGCTTGAAGGCGTCCCGCACGACAATGGCGTGACCGCCGGTTCCCGGTCCAGTCAATGAAGTCTCCTTCTTCATGCCCGGCTGGTCGTTCGAGACCGGCGCACGTCAAGTGCCACCTGGACGATCAGGACCACCACCGCGACCGCCATCAGCAGCGTCGACAGCGCGTAGGCCCCGTACTCGGCCCCGCGGTGGTAGCGGTCCGAGACCAGCAACGTCAGCGTTTGCGATGTCCCTGGGAGATTGGACGACACCATCAGGACCGCACCGTATTCGCCCAGGGTACGGGCGACGGTCAGCACAATTCCGTAGGTCAGGCCCCACCGGATCGATGGCAGGGTGATGCGCCAGAACGTCTGCCACCAGCCAGAACCCAAGGTTGCGGCGGCCTGCTCTTGGTCGGTGCCCAATTCGTGCAACACGGGTTCGACCTCGCGTACGACGAACGGCAGGGTGACGAAGATGCTGGCCAGGACCATCCCGGGCAGGCCGAAGATGATTCGGATCCCGAGGTCTCGTTCGACGAAGCCCAGGGCACCCGCCGATCCCCACAACAAGATCAACGCGGTGCCCACGATGACGGGCGAGACCGCGAAGGGCAGGTCGATGATCGCCTGCAACAAGCCCTTGCCCCGGAACCGGTTGCGGGCCAGCAGCAATGCGGTCGGAATGCCGAAAATCACGTTCAGCGGCACCACGATGGCCACCAACAACAGCGACAGATTCAGCGCCGAAATCGCCGCCGGGGTGCTGATCCAGTCATAGAACTGGCCCAAGCCGGGTTCGAAGGTGCGCCACAAGATCACCCCCACCGGAACCACCAGCAGCGCAAAAACATACGTGAGCGCGATGGCCCGGAGCAGGTAGCGAACCAGCGGGGACGAAGTCATGGTGCCAACTCCTCCCGCTTGGCCGTGCGCGCACCGAGGACCCGCAGCACCAGCAGTACCGCGAATGAGATCAACAGCAGGACAATGGAGATCGCTGCAGCCCTGGTGCGGTCATCGTTTTCGATCAAGGTGCGAATCCACTGCGAGGACAACTCGGTTTCACCCGGTACTGCGCCGCCGATCAACACCACCGACCCGAACTCGCCGATGGCACGGGAGAACGCCAGGCCCGCACCGGACAACAACGCCGGCAATAGCGACGGAAAGACGACGGAGGTAAAGACCTTCCAACCGGTGGCACCCAGCGATGCCGCCGCTTCCTCGGTCTCGCGATCGAGTTCCAGCAACACCGGTTGAACGGCACGCACCACAAACGGCAGGGTGACAAATGCCAGCGCCACCCCCACGCCCCACACGGTGTGCTGCAGGTGCAGCCCCAGCGGGCTGTTATGCCCGTAGAGCGCCAGCATGACCAGGCTGGCGACAATGGTGGGCAGGGCAAACGGCAGATCGATGACGGCATCGACGAGTCGCTTACCCACGAACTCGTCCCGGATCAGCACCCAGGCGATCAACAGGCCGAACACCGTGTTGAGCAACGTGACGCCGGCGGAGACGGTCAACGTCACCCGCAACGACTCCAGCGCCGCGTGCGAGGAGACCGATAGCCAGAATGCGCGCCAGCCGCCGTCGGCGGCCTGCCAGGCGATGGCCGCCAACGGCAGCAGCACGATGACCGAAAGCCACACCATCGACACACCAACCTGCAGCGCCGTGGCACCCCTAAGGCCCGAGCGGCCGAGTCCGGATATCCATTGCGGACCGCCGTCGGCGCGCTGACCGGGATCCGGCGCCACCGCCGGCGGATCGGACTGCCCGGAATGTGCTGTCACCGTCATCCGGTGGCCTGCATGTAGATATTGGTGATGCTGCCGGTGCCCTTGTCGAATAGCTGCGGATCCACCGTGTCCCAACCGCCCAGGTCAGCGATCGTCCACAGCTTCTCCGGCAGGGGAAACTGATCGCGAAACTCGGCGACCACGGCGGGGTCGACCGGCCGGAATCCGGCCTGCGCCCAGAGCCGCTGCGCCTCGACGGTGTACTGGAAGTTCTTGAATGCCGTCGCCGTGGCCAGATGTGCGGTGGTGGTCACCACCGCCAGGGGGTTTTCGATCTGGAAGGACTGCGGCGGGGTGACGTGTTGAACGCGTTTGCCTTGCCGCTCGGTGGCGATCGCCTCGTTCTCGTAGCTGATCAAGACGTCGCCGCTGCCCTGGACGAAGACATCGGTGGCTTCGCGGCCCGAGCCGGGGCGCAGTTTGACGTGCTCGCGCACCAACCTGCTGACGAAGTCGATCCCGGCCTGGCTGTTTCTGCCGCCCTCGCTCTTGACCGCGTAGGGGGCGAGCAGGTTCCATTTGGCCGACCCCGAGCTCAACGGGCTGGGGGTGATGACCTCCACGCCGGGCCGCAACAGATCGTCCCAGTCCCTAATGTTCTTGGGATTGCCCTCCCGCACGACCAGCGTGACCACCGACTCGAACGGAATGCCCCTGGTGGCGTCGGCGTCCCAGTCCTTGGCGACCTTGCCGGCCCTGACCAGTCGAGCGATGTCCGGTTCGACCGAGAAATTCACCAGATCGGCCGGTTTGCCGTCGGCGACACCGCGAGATTGGTCGGCAGAGGCACCGTAGGAGGTGATCACCTGCACGTCCTTGCCTTCCTCGGAGGCGTTGAAGGCCGGGATCACCGTGCTCCAGCCGGGCTCCGGGGCCGAGTAGGCCACCAGCGTGATGCTGGTGCGCGCGTCGGTGGGTCCACCACCGCCCGCGATGTCGCTAGGACCTCCCTGACACGCCGAGGCCAGGACGGCGATCAGCGCGAAGATGACCCCGAACGTGCCGGGCCGCCGCGAGCGCGCCGCGCCCATGAACGTCTGCGGCATTGGTGGCCTTCCAGTGCGGGATTTGTGGACAACGTTTCCCGTGACTGCGGAAGGAGCGATCGGCTAGCAACTGAGGCATTGACGAACTCCGCACCAGACCGCGCACGGGATTGGCGTCAGCGACAACAGCGCACGTCAGCAGTGGCACAGATCACCACGGCTTCACTCACGCAGGCCACTGCAAACCCCAAGCACCCCAAAGCACTGGCCACTGCGTGCATGCCGCGAAGCCTAACAGAATCTGCCGGGGACAGACCGCGTCCACATTTCAGTGCGTGAGCAACCACATGGCGACCACCAACACCAGCAGGGCGACGAGAACCAACGTGACGTGCGACCGTGGCATCGCTTACCCCGACGCTTCGTCGCTATGGCGGACGCGTTGCATCAGCTCGATGCCCTTGCCCAGCAGGGCATCCAATATTGCCGCCGAGATAAGGGCCACACCCAGCACCACCGGCATCACCGTGAGCGCCTGCAGTGCGAACGGAAGCCCGGAGAGCCACAGCTCAACACCGTCCCACCAATTCAGGATGCCGCTCACCGGACTCACCCTATGCGGCGCGGCAGCCGAAACCAATGCGCCTGATCGGCCGGATGATCTGCCTAAGATCGCCCAGTGCCTCAGCCATCGGAAACGACAAGCGTTCTGGTAGCCGGCGGCGGACCGGCAGGCATGATGCTGGGCTTGTTGCTGGCCCGGGCCGGCGTTGACGTCACGGTGATGGAAAAGCACGCGGACTTCCTGCGCGACTTCCGCGGTGACACGGTGCACGCCAGCACCCTGCGTCTGCTTGACGAACTCGGTCTTGGATCCCAATTCGCTCAGATCCCGCATCGCCTGATCGACACCATCAGCATGAAGATGCAGGGCCAACCGGTCGACCTCGACCTCAAACACCTGCCCGGCGCCCACCAGCACATCGCCTTGGTGCCCCAGTGGGATTTCCTCGAGTTGCTGGCCGCCGCGGCTGCGGCTGAACCCACCTTCCGATTGCTGCGCAGCACCGAGGTGACCGGGGTGCTGTGGGGTGACGGACCCGACCGGGGCCGCGTCGTCGGTGTCACCTACCGCGCGCAATCCGGTGAAACAAAACACATGCACGCCGATCTGACCGTGGCCTGCGATGGCCGGGGCTCCACGGTGCGCTCGGCCTTGGGCATGGCGACCCGCAGCTTCGGCGCACCGATGGACGTCTGGTGGTTCCGACTACCACGTCGGCCCGATGATCCGACCGGTCTGGCCGGCATCTTCAACTCAGGTCACGGCGGAATTGCCATCGACCGCGGCGACTATTACCAGATCGCCTACATCATTCCCAAGGGCAGCGATGCCCAATTGCGCGCGCAGGGTATTGAGGCACTGCACCGGGCGCTAGCGGACATGATGCCCTGGCTCGCCGACCGCGTCGACGCACTGAAGACTTTCGACGACGTGAAATTGCTTGATGTGCAACTCAATCGGCTGCGGCGCTGGTTCTGCGACGGCGCGTTGTGCATCGGCGATGCGGCGCACGCGATGTCCCCGGTCGGTGGCGTCGGGATCAACCTGGCCCTGGCCGACGCGGTGGCCACCGCCCGGATGCTGGCGCCGTCGTTGCGCGTCGGGCGGGTGTCCACCGGCCAGCTGGCGCGGGTGCAGGCACGCCGGTGGGCCCCGACCGCCTTTCTGCAGGGCATCCAGCGGGCCATCCACGCCGCCATCGTCGCGGTGGCGGTAACTGGCGGGCCCCCGCAACCGCCGCCCGTGGTGCGCCTGGTGAGCCGTTCGGTGCCAGTGCGGCGGATCATGGGCTATCTGGTGGCGATCGGCCCACTGCCCGAACACGCCCCAAAGTACGCGAGGCGGGCACGGTAGACCCGACACCTTGGCGCCGCGCGGAGCGCAGTGGTGGACGCAGGGCAGGTCGACAGTCGATGATGGCGGCATGGTTTTGCACGCCGAACACGCAGACGAGGACGTCGAGCTCACCGTCGAGCCGACCGAGGCCCCGCACGCCGCGCCGGCTACCCAGATTCCCGCGTTGGACGGGGCCCCCGCGGCGTCGGTCGAACTCGGCCAGCACGGAATCTCCCCGTCCAGTGCATCGCTGCGCAATCCCTTTCCGCCGATTGCCGACTACGCGTTCCTGTCCGATTGGGAAACGACGTGCTTGATCTCTCCGGCCGGCTCGGTGGAGTGGATGTGTGTGCCCCGGCCGGACTCCCCCAGCGTGTTCGGCGCGATTTTGGATCGCAGCGCCGGTCATTTCCGGCTGGGCCCCTACGGGGTTTCGGTGCCGTCGGCGCGGCGCTACCTTCCCGGCAGCCTGATCATGGAGACCACGTGGCAGACCCACACCGGGTGGCTGATCGTGCGCGACGCGTTGGTGATGGGGCCCTGGCACGACATCGAACGGCGCTCGCGGACTCATCGGCGTACGCCGATGGATTGGGACGCCGAACACATCTTGCTGCGCACCGTGCGCTGCGTCAGCGGAACCGTCGAGCTGATGATGAGCTGCGAACCGGCGTTCGACTACCACCGTCTCGGGGCCACCTGGGAGTACTCGGCCAACGCCTACGGTGAGGCCATCGCCCGGGCCAGCAAGCAACCCGATGCTCACCCGACGCTGCGGCTGACCACCAACCTGCGGATCGGGTTGGAGGGCCGGGAGGCGCGGGCGCGCACCCGGATGAAAGAGGGCGACGACGTGTTCGTCGCGTTGAGCTGGACCAAGCACCCGGCGCCACAGACCTACCAAGAGGCCGCCCAGAAGATGTGGCAAACCACCGAATGCTGGCGGCAGTGGATCAACATCGGCAACTTCCCCGACCACCCGTGGCGGGCATACCTGCAGCGCAGCGCGCTCACACTCAAGGGGTTGACCTACTCGCCCACCGGCGCACTGCTGGCGGCCAGCACCACGTCGCTTCCAGAAACACCGCGCGGCGAACGTAACTGGGACTACCGATACGCCTGGGTTCGCGACTCCACCTTCGCGCTGTGGGGGCTCTACACCCTCGGGCTGGACCGCGAGGCCGACGACTTCTTCGCCTTCATCGCTGATGTGTCCGGCGCCAACCACAACGAGCGCCACCCGTTGCAGGTGATGTACGGCGTGGGCGGCGAGCGCAGCCTGGTTGAAGAAGAGCTCAACCATCTGTCCGGCTACGACCATGCGCGACCGGTCCGGATCGGCAACGGCGCCTACAACCAGGACCAGCACGATATCTGGGGCTCGATTCTGGATTCGTTCTATCTGCACGCCAAGTCGCGGGAACAAGTCCCGGAAACATTGTGGCCGGTGCTGAAGCGACAAGTGGAAGAGGCGATCACGCACTGGCGTGAACCCGACCGCGGAATCTGGGAAGTGCGTGGGGAGCCGCAGCACTTCACATCGTCAAAGGTGATGTGCTGGGTGGCGCTGGACCGCGGGGCCAAACTCGCCGAGCGCCAGGGCGAGAAAAGCTATGCCCAGCAGTGGCACCAGATCGCCGACGAGATCAAGGCGGACATTCTCGAGCACGGGGTGGACTCGCGCGGGGTGTTCACCCAGCGCTACGGCGACGACGCGCTGGACGCCTCGCTGCTGCTGGTGGTGCTGACCCGCTTCTTGCCCCCGGATGACCCGCGCGTGCGCAATACCGTCTTGGCGATCGCCAACGAGCTCACCGAGGAGGGCCTGGTGCTGCGGTACCGGGTCGAGGAGACCGACGACGGACTCTCCGGCGAGGAGGGTACCTTCACCATCTGCTCGTTCTGGCTGGTCTCGGCCCTGGTTGAGATCGGCGAAGTGGCCCAGGCCAAACGGCTCTGCGAGCGGCTGCTGTCCTACGCCAGCCCGTTGCATCTGTACGCCGAAGAGATCGAGCCACGCACCGGGCGGCATCTGGGCAACTTCCCGCAGGCGTTCACCCACCTGGCGCTGATCAACGCGGTGGTCCACGTGATCCGCGCCGAGGAAGAGGCCGACAGTTCCGGGATGTTCCAGCCGGCCAACGCGCCGATGTAGCCCCGTCGATTCGGGGTCAGCTCATATCGCTGACTCTTTCCATCATGGCGTGGGCGATCTCGATAGCGCTGGTGTTGATGTCGGCGGACCCTTTGTCTGCGGGTCCTCGCACGCCGAAAAACGCGATCTCGACTTCGACCAGGCAATTCCCCCGCAGGCCAATGGCCCGCGCCTCCGGTCTGGCCGCATTGAGCTGTTTACCGGATATTCGGGTGCCAATCGAAACGGTCGCCGCCAGCACGGAGTTGGTGATGCGCACGTCGGTGATCTTGTCCGCGAAGGCGACCTTGCCGCTATCGATGGTCACCATCGCGCCGTCACAGCTGTCCCATTGCTGGGTGAAGCTCTCGAACAGTTCGGCGGCCTCGTCGGGCCCCGACATGGCGACCACGCCCTCCGCCACGCTGATCACCTTCGCCGGTCCCGCGGAGTTCCACCAGGTCTCCCGCGCCACGTTCTCCACGCTGCCGGATCGACGCGCCGACTGATAGGCGCTCTTGGCCAGCATGGTCGTGATGCCCAGGCAGTCGACCCGCGACACCCGGCCGAAGGCTTCCTGCAACTTCTCCGGACCGCCGAAGCGCGGTGGCAATTCGGACTTGGCCGTGAAGTCCTGGCCGAGAATCTTTGCCAGCGCGGCGTTGTCCAACAGCACGTCCTTGATCGCTTCTCCGGTGACCAGCTGGGGGGCAAGCCCCGCCGCCGGGAGCGCGGTACCCGCAACAACAGACGTGCAGCCCGAAGCCAGACTGATGACCAACAGGCAGGCCAAGACCAATCGAGTTCTCATCAGTTCGTGCTCGATACCTTGCGCAGCATCACCTTGACGAGTTCGATCGCTCTGGTCCCGGGTTGCGAGTGCGGCCTGAGCGCCACCTTGGCATCGGCGAGGACGTCGCCCTGGACGCCAACGGCCCGTTCGACCGGGGACTGCGGAGTGTGGTGGTTGTCCCAGCTGATGACGGTCGCCGAAAGTATCGGCCCGTCGGTTCGGACTTCGGTCACTTTCGAATACAACTCTGTATCGCTCCTGTCATGGGTGTACATCGTGACGGTGCGGCCCTCGCATTGTCGCCATTGCTGCGTGAAAGACGCGAATAGTCGTTGCGCGTCGTCTGAGGACGCCAGCTTGATCGCGGCCACCGTTGCACTAGACGCCACCACACCGGAGTCGTAATTCCAATAATCCTGCAGTGCCGCCGCGCGGACCGGCGCCACCTCGTAGCTGATCCGCATCGCCGGCGCTATCGCCCCCAGACATTCGATGGGCGCGGCGGCAGAATTGTCGCGAATCCCGTTGGGCAACACGCCGATATCACCCACCATCGGCGGTCTGTGGGGCGGCAGATCGTTGCCGACCGCGGCCTTGACCTCCTCGCCGTCCGGCAATACGTGTTCGGGGGTAAGCGCATTCGCACCGGGCTGGCCGGCGTGGGTGGACACTCCCGCAACGGTGTTGGTGCACCCGGTGCCCAGCAGGCCGATGCCCAGCAGGGCAACGGCTCCCGCCCAGCCGGCTCGCCCCACGGTCACGGCTACTTCTTGCCCTTATCCCCCGCGGCATCGGTGGACAGTGCCGCGACAAACGCCTCCTGCGGCACCTCGACCCGGCCGATGGTCTTCATCCGCTTCTTGCCCTCTTTCTGCTTTTCCAGCAGCTTGCGTTTGCGGGTGATGTCACCGCCGTAGCACTTCGACAACACATCCTTGCGGATCGCGCGGATGTTCTCGCGCGCGATGATCTTGGAACCGATGGCCGCCTGCACCGGCACCTCGAACTGCTGACGCGGAATCAGCTCCTTGAGCTTGGTGGTCATCTTGTTGCCGTAGGCGAACGCCGAATCCTTGTGGACGATAGCGCTGAACGCATCGACGGCCTCGCCTTGTAGCAGGATGTCGACCTTGACCAGTTGGGCTTCCTGCTCGCCGGACTCCTCGTAATCGAGACTGGCGTAGCCACGGGTCCGCGACTTGAGCGAGTCGAAGAAGTCAAAGATGATCTCCCCCAACGGCATTGTGTATCGCAGTTCCACCCGTTCGGGCGACAAATAGTCCATGCCCCCCAGCTCGCCGCGCCGTGACTGGCACAGCTCCATGATGGTGCCGATGAATTCGCTGGGCGCGATGATGGTGGTCTTCACCACCGGCTCGTAGACGGTGCGGATCTTGCCCTCGGGCCAGTCCGACGGGTTGGTCACCTGCATTTCGGTGCCGTCGTCCTTGATGACGCGGTACACGACGTTGGGCGAGGTCGAGATCAGGTCGAGGTCGAACTCGCGCTCCAGACGTTCCCGACTGATCTCCATGTGCAGCAGGCCCAGGAAGCCGCACCGGAATCCGAAACCCAGCGCCACCGACGTTTCGGGCTCATAGGTCAGGGCCGCGTCGTTGAGTTGCAGCTTGTCCAGGGCGTCCCGCAGGTTCGGATAGTCCGATCCGTCAACGGGATACAGTCCCGAATACACCATCGGCTTGGGTTCGCGGTAGCCGGTCAGTGCCTCGGTGGCACCTTTTCGGGCGGTCGTGACGGTGTCGCCGACCTTGGACTGCCGCACGTCCTTGACCCCGGTGATCAGATAACCCACCTCGCCGACACCAAGGCCGTCGCTGGCCTTGGGTTCGGGTGAGACGATGCCGACCTCGAGCAGTTCGTGGGTGGCGCCGGTGGACATCATGGCGATGCGCTCGCGGGGGGTGATCTTGCCGTCGACGACGCGGACGTAGGTGACCACGCCGCGGTAGATGTCATAGACGGAGTCGAAGATCATTGCGCGAGTGGGTGCGTCGGCATCGCCCTGCGGTGGCGGCACCTCGCGCACCACGTGGTCGAGCAGGTCTGCGACGCCTTCCCCGGTTTTGCCGGAAACCCGCAGCACGTCGCCGGGCTCGCAGCCGATGATGTGAGCAATCTCGCCCGCGTAGCGGTCCGGGTCGGCGGCCGGCAGGTCGATCTTGTTCAGCACCGGAATGATGTGCAGGTCGCGGTCCAGTGCCAGGTAGAGGTTGGCCAGCGTCTGGGCCTCGATACCCTGGGCGGCGTCAACCAGCAGCACCGCGCCCTCGCAGGCCTCCAGCGCACGTGACACCTCGTAGGTGAAGTCGACGTGTCCTGGCGTGTCGATGAGATGCAAGACGTACTCGGTTCCATCGAGCTGCCAGGGCAGCCGCACATTCTGCGCCTTGATGGTGATCCCACGTTCGCGTTCGATATCCATCCGGTCCAGGTACTGGGCCCGCATCGAGCGCTCGTCAACGACCCCGGTCAACTGCAGCATTCGGTCCGCCAGCGTCGACTTTCCGTGGTCGATATGAGCGATAATGCAGAAGTTCCGAATCTGCGCCGGCGGGGTGAAGGTTTTGTCGGCGAAACTGCTGATGGGACTCTCCTGAAGCGGGGGTTTGCGGGTTTCCAGCGTATCTGTGCAGCGCCGCCCGGACCTACTCGAGGCCAATCGCGCTCGGCGGATCGCG is from Mycobacterium marinum and encodes:
- a CDS encoding OPT family oligopeptide transporter, with product MSGALGSTREITTRGIILGGLITLVFTAANVYLGLKVGLTFATSIPAAVISMGVLRFFANHSIVENNIVQTIASAAGTLSAIIFVLPALIMIGWWSGFPYWTTVAVCGFGGLLGVMYSIPLRRALVTGSDLPYPEGVAGAEVLKIGASARGAEENRRGLSVIALGAVTAAGYSLLAALKVISNSLAVTFRLGSGATMAGASLSLALVGVGHLVGLGVGIAMIVGVLISYGVLLPMRTAGQLPQDGALADFVSRTFSSDVRFIGAGAIAVAAVWTFLKIAGPIMAGIAEAAVSARTRRRGEAVDLHERDIPIQVVGLVVLVSLIPIGFLLGDFTDHTPIGGRAGSIIAVSLLLIVTIGLVVASVCGYMAGLIGSSNSPISGVGILVVLLAALLIKWTYGPASDAQTPALVAYAVFTAAVIFGVATISNDNLQDLKTGQLVGATPWKQQVALVIGVTIGAAVMAPVLQLMQSAFGFQGAPGATGNALAAPQAALISALARGVFGGSLNWSLVGLGALIGIVVVVVDEVLTRTTATLRLPPLAVGMGMYLPISLTLVIPVGAVLGRIYDSWAQRSGDEDESKRRMGVMLATGLIVGESLFGVAFAGIVVATGTEDPLAILGDGFTHWAELLGLFVFAAMIALLYRYVRAAASYRPTTPGQEPEPLSGRAG
- a CDS encoding sulfate/molybdate ABC transporter ATP-binding protein — translated: MKKETSLTGPGTGGHAIVVRDAFKQYGDFVALDHVDFVVPAGSLTALLGPSGSGKSTLLRTIAGLDQPDSGNITINGRDVTRVPPQRRGIGFVFQHYAAFKHLTVRDNVAYGLKIRKRPKAEIRDKVDNLLEVVGLSGFHGRYPNQLSGGQRQRMALARALAVDPEVLLLDEPFGALDAKVREDLRAWLRRLHDEVHVTTVLVTHDQAEALDVADRIAVLNSGRIEQVGSPTEVYDAPANAFVMSFLGAVSALNGALVRPHDIRVGRTPEMAVAAADGTGESTGVTRAVVDRIVVLGFEVRVELTSAATGGAFTAQITRGDAEALALQEGDTVYVRATRVPPIAGAAPAVGDDSAGSTPSAAQIGVGGQ
- the cysW gene encoding sulfate ABC transporter permease subunit CysW; protein product: MTSSPLVRYLLRAIALTYVFALLVVPVGVILWRTFEPGLGQFYDWISTPAAISALNLSLLLVAIVVPLNVIFGIPTALLLARNRFRGKGLLQAIIDLPFAVSPVIVGTALILLWGSAGALGFVERDLGIRIIFGLPGMVLASIFVTLPFVVREVEPVLHELGTDQEQAAATLGSGWWQTFWRITLPSIRWGLTYGIVLTVARTLGEYGAVLMVSSNLPGTSQTLTLLVSDRYHRGAEYGAYALSTLLMAVAVVVLIVQVALDVRRSRTTSRA
- the cysT gene encoding sulfate ABC transporter permease subunit CysT, whose protein sequence is MTVTAHSGQSDPPAVAPDPGQRADGGPQWISGLGRSGLRGATALQVGVSMVWLSVIVLLPLAAIAWQAADGGWRAFWLSVSSHAALESLRVTLTVSAGVTLLNTVFGLLIAWVLIRDEFVGKRLVDAVIDLPFALPTIVASLVMLALYGHNSPLGLHLQHTVWGVGVALAFVTLPFVVRAVQPVLLELDRETEEAAASLGATGWKVFTSVVFPSLLPALLSGAGLAFSRAIGEFGSVVLIGGAVPGETELSSQWIRTLIENDDRTRAAAISIVLLLISFAVLLVLRVLGARTAKREELAP
- a CDS encoding sulfate ABC transporter substrate-binding protein; amino-acid sequence: MPQTFMGAARSRRPGTFGVIFALIAVLASACQGGPSDIAGGGGPTDARTSITLVAYSAPEPGWSTVIPAFNASEEGKDVQVITSYGASADQSRGVADGKPADLVNFSVEPDIARLVRAGKVAKDWDADATRGIPFESVVTLVVREGNPKNIRDWDDLLRPGVEVITPSPLSSGSAKWNLLAPYAVKSEGGRNSQAGIDFVSRLVREHVKLRPGSGREATDVFVQGSGDVLISYENEAIATERQGKRVQHVTPPQSFQIENPLAVVTTTAHLATATAFKNFQYTVEAQRLWAQAGFRPVDPAVVAEFRDQFPLPEKLWTIADLGGWDTVDPQLFDKGTGSITNIYMQATG
- a CDS encoding FAD-dependent oxidoreductase; amino-acid sequence: MPQPSETTSVLVAGGGPAGMMLGLLLARAGVDVTVMEKHADFLRDFRGDTVHASTLRLLDELGLGSQFAQIPHRLIDTISMKMQGQPVDLDLKHLPGAHQHIALVPQWDFLELLAAAAAAEPTFRLLRSTEVTGVLWGDGPDRGRVVGVTYRAQSGETKHMHADLTVACDGRGSTVRSALGMATRSFGAPMDVWWFRLPRRPDDPTGLAGIFNSGHGGIAIDRGDYYQIAYIIPKGSDAQLRAQGIEALHRALADMMPWLADRVDALKTFDDVKLLDVQLNRLRRWFCDGALCIGDAAHAMSPVGGVGINLALADAVATARMLAPSLRVGRVSTGQLARVQARRWAPTAFLQGIQRAIHAAIVAVAVTGGPPQPPPVVRLVSRSVPVRRIMGYLVAIGPLPEHAPKYARRAR